A genomic window from Candidatus Nitrospira nitrificans includes:
- a CDS encoding class I SAM-dependent methyltransferase, whose translation MKPRALEFLVCPIDRTQLELVEWEATPSKLSVEEIGRVERLGLDLALFSREIVTGVLLNRNRKVFYPIYKGVPRLLTFPTGVADNFAKQYAERIGRELLGFTTPRQAATPGEETVLRTFSSEWVNYDWDGRSYWNLNAAELYDCMHFLLDLSRRPVKDKLVLEVGIGIGGIADYMAGKEECELIGMDLGHAVDPAYRHFGMNAFLHIVQASVFTPPFRESTFDLAYSQGVIHHTFSTKTAFDRLCKLPKPGGRLYIWVYNPASEQRTVIRRIIMLMERMFRPVCWRLPERLQTVALLPIIPLYLIHQNLYARRSVTGSIKYGWREALHAARDRFTPRFAHRHTEEEVCGWFREAGYVQLRCASKREYQELTGLSILANETAVDGVRT comes from the coding sequence ATGAAACCACGGGCCCTTGAATTTCTAGTATGCCCCATTGATAGAACACAGCTTGAGCTGGTGGAATGGGAGGCAACACCCTCTAAGCTTTCAGTTGAAGAAATCGGTCGCGTGGAACGTCTAGGACTTGATTTGGCACTATTCTCTAGGGAGATCGTGACGGGTGTTCTGCTCAACCGCAACAGGAAGGTATTCTACCCTATCTATAAAGGGGTCCCGCGTCTGCTGACATTTCCCACCGGAGTCGCAGATAACTTTGCGAAACAGTATGCTGAACGAATCGGCCGCGAGCTACTTGGTTTTACAACACCTCGCCAAGCAGCAACGCCTGGCGAGGAAACAGTGCTTCGCACGTTCTCCAGCGAATGGGTCAACTACGATTGGGACGGGCGGTCTTACTGGAATCTTAACGCGGCTGAACTCTATGATTGCATGCATTTTCTGCTTGATCTCTCCCGCAGGCCCGTGAAGGACAAACTGGTCTTGGAGGTTGGTATCGGTATAGGCGGCATCGCTGACTATATGGCAGGCAAGGAGGAGTGTGAATTAATCGGGATGGACTTGGGGCACGCAGTAGATCCAGCTTACAGGCATTTTGGCATGAATGCCTTTCTCCACATCGTCCAAGCTTCGGTCTTCACACCACCGTTCCGGGAAAGCACTTTCGACTTAGCTTACAGTCAGGGGGTCATTCATCATACATTTTCAACCAAGACCGCTTTTGATCGGCTTTGCAAGCTTCCTAAACCCGGTGGACGCCTGTACATCTGGGTCTACAATCCTGCTAGCGAACAGCGCACGGTAATCCGCCGTATTATCATGCTCATGGAGAGGATGTTCCGCCCAGTTTGCTGGCGCCTACCAGAGAGATTACAGACCGTCGCCTTGCTCCCAATCATTCCTCTATATCTCATCCACCAGAATCTATATGCAAGGCGGAGTGTAACAGGATCGATTAAATACGGCTGGCGTGAAGCTTTGCACGCCGCTCGAGATCGGTTCACTCCACGGTTTGCCCATAGGCACACGGAAGAGGAGGTCTGTGGCTGGTTCCGCGAGGCTGGATATGTGCAGCTTCGGTGTGCGAGTAAACGTGAATATCAGGAGCTTACTGGGCTTTCGATATTGGCCAATGAAACGGCTGTCGATGGAGTTCGGACATAG
- a CDS encoding phenylacetate--CoA ligase family protein — MKFHQERSLSVLMRHCYDHVPYYRDLMGARDLRPEDFRSINDLAKLPYLTRETMREQGARLRADNYPDKICQFRRSGGTTGEPIKIAVDDRGRAFEVAAYLRGFEWMNYQLGNPMVGLFGGSLRKKGKPNLRDKIRDLLLNERFLPAFELNQENVNFYVDTIRDARGGVLVGYASAMMNLVEYMSRSGLQGSPLKSVICTADQLPDEWRKRISQVLDAPVFCYYGCGEVNSIAYECSNVNGYIVSEEFVILEVAMAEGSTKFQDQGRGPACVTTLFNYAMPLIRYLNGDVLELARSHCESRRLKISKLEGRVPDQLIATDGHTVTGIVASGNVFATEVPIWKYQLVQVERDKIIFHYLLSGDNILTPLMRDTLTTVLRRYLGEDMKIYFELGNFEVPPSGKHRLVINRSQSKG; from the coding sequence ATGAAATTCCATCAGGAGAGGTCACTAAGCGTTTTGATGCGTCACTGCTACGATCATGTTCCCTATTATCGAGACCTGATGGGAGCAAGGGATTTACGGCCAGAGGATTTTCGATCGATTAACGATCTGGCTAAACTGCCGTATCTCACTCGCGAAACGATGCGTGAACAGGGGGCACGGCTACGTGCAGATAACTACCCTGATAAGATCTGTCAATTTCGACGCAGCGGGGGAACAACGGGTGAGCCTATCAAGATTGCCGTGGATGATCGGGGACGTGCATTTGAGGTTGCGGCCTATCTGAGGGGATTCGAATGGATGAATTATCAGTTAGGGAATCCCATGGTTGGTCTCTTCGGAGGATCACTCAGGAAAAAAGGCAAGCCAAATCTGAGAGACAAGATAAGGGACCTATTGCTCAATGAACGCTTCCTTCCAGCATTCGAATTAAATCAGGAAAATGTGAACTTTTATGTCGATACGATTCGAGACGCAAGAGGTGGTGTATTAGTGGGATATGCATCAGCCATGATGAATCTTGTCGAATACATGTCCAGGAGTGGATTGCAAGGAAGTCCACTGAAAAGCGTGATCTGCACTGCGGACCAGTTGCCTGACGAATGGCGTAAGCGCATTAGCCAAGTGCTAGATGCTCCAGTGTTTTGCTACTATGGGTGTGGAGAGGTGAACAGTATCGCGTATGAATGTTCGAATGTTAATGGGTACATTGTCTCAGAAGAGTTTGTGATTTTGGAAGTTGCTATGGCTGAGGGCTCGACCAAATTCCAAGATCAGGGGCGAGGTCCAGCTTGTGTCACCACGCTATTTAACTATGCCATGCCATTGATTCGGTATCTTAACGGCGATGTTCTCGAGTTAGCCAGATCGCACTGTGAGAGCAGACGCTTAAAGATTTCCAAACTAGAGGGTCGAGTTCCAGATCAGTTAATAGCGACAGATGGGCATACGGTCACTGGAATAGTAGCTTCGGGTAATGTGTTTGCAACTGAAGTGCCGATCTGGAAATATCAGTTGGTACAAGTTGAAAGAGACAAGATTATTTTCCATTATTTATTGTCTGGTGACAACATCCTTACACCTCTGATGAGGGACACACTTACAACGGTCCTCAGAAGATATCTTGGGGAAGACATGAAAATATACTTTGAGTTAGGAAACTTTGAAGTGCCCCCCTCTGGTAAACACCGCCTTGTCATTAACAGAAGCCAAAGCAAAGGATAG
- a CDS encoding glycosyltransferase family 4 protein, with protein sequence MAIHSSVDQNNTRLQIPMHCRLLYVVGQLGLGGLERQLYYLLANLDHARYCPGVVVLSLNPDDKYYRDIKKLKVPIYGFPANEPSLSRLKALRVIARQIAPEVIHSYGFHTNFAAYYAAWGTGSLAIGSLRAEYKAHKRSNGLIRGVLNARYPAYHISNNTPSADAANHASSFFAPKHVFVVRNAIDLNLFNCASEASRKRYYVAAVGSLLPVKRWDRLLRIVKRLSSVAGENICFQIAGDGPLRRALEKLADELGISNIVEFRGAVHDIPDFLSRAKFQVHTSEREGCPNAVMEAASCGLPVVAMKTGEIPYLVEEGKTGFVVPQGDETMFVERVALLLGDDELCTRMGLAARAKAEREFRLERLVSETLAAYKCAGWKG encoded by the coding sequence ATGGCTATTCACTCATCGGTAGACCAAAATAATACCCGCTTACAGATCCCAATGCACTGTCGATTGCTGTATGTCGTGGGACAACTTGGGCTTGGGGGATTAGAGCGGCAACTCTACTATCTTCTTGCCAATCTCGATCATGCCCGATATTGTCCCGGCGTTGTCGTATTGAGTCTTAATCCGGACGACAAGTACTATCGTGATATCAAAAAACTAAAAGTTCCAATCTATGGATTTCCAGCTAATGAGCCTTCTCTATCTAGATTGAAGGCCTTAAGAGTAATTGCACGACAGATTGCGCCGGAAGTCATCCATTCGTACGGGTTTCATACAAACTTTGCCGCATACTATGCGGCATGGGGGACCGGATCGCTGGCGATCGGCTCTCTGCGCGCCGAGTATAAGGCACACAAGCGAAGCAATGGATTAATCCGAGGGGTGCTGAATGCAAGATATCCTGCCTATCACATCTCAAACAATACTCCATCGGCTGATGCTGCAAATCATGCCTCTAGTTTCTTCGCGCCGAAACATGTTTTCGTGGTCCGTAATGCAATCGACCTTAACTTGTTCAATTGTGCCAGTGAGGCTTCTCGTAAAAGGTATTATGTGGCTGCAGTCGGATCGTTGTTACCGGTCAAGCGTTGGGATCGGCTGCTAAGAATAGTTAAAAGGCTAAGCTCTGTTGCGGGTGAGAATATATGCTTCCAGATTGCGGGTGATGGCCCTTTGCGTCGCGCCCTCGAAAAACTTGCAGATGAGCTAGGTATTTCTAATATCGTAGAGTTTCGAGGGGCAGTTCATGATATACCAGACTTTTTGAGCCGCGCCAAGTTTCAGGTTCATACTTCGGAAAGAGAAGGATGTCCCAATGCTGTGATGGAGGCCGCGTCCTGTGGGCTTCCCGTCGTCGCGATGAAAACGGGCGAGATCCCATATCTCGTGGAAGAGGGTAAGACAGGGTTTGTAGTGCCTCAGGGTGATGAAACGATGTTTGTAGAGCGTGTAGCTCTCTTGCTTGGCGATGATGAACTTTGCACTCGCATGGGCTTAGCTGCTCGGGCGAAAGCAGAGAGAGAATTTAGACTGGAACGCCTTGTGTCGGAAACCTTAGCAGCGTATAAATGCGCAGGCTGGAAAGGTTAA
- a CDS encoding O-antigen ligase family protein: protein MPQNSTSRTERLLIFTAIVILPLQNHFPAVAGMSILFLVFGALAAYVILSRPRSLQKTWCHPVFIAAYAFIGVSTLLEYSSPLPRYDEIFRFGQMLVGMVCVATLCRDRSALEAGLYGYIVAALWLAVYLFMTSYGVIQGMGEASTFNQASKVRAAAFADQALQANINGVAFICTQGGVTAFALALSSRSSYHRVLLLGIATFCLVASFLPMSRGAAVGGLVSVGAVLYAMEVKHGRALIFVMIFGLGMYMLVPDAVWSRMTYSTETRNGKLEGRAWIYTTALNRLPEYILAGVGAGNYNQKWGFEKGFGKSHGGVLVVYGAHNAFLQILMFWGMLGLLSFLWILWCVYRSIPLQCARDELSLALLGIIVSLGVYLFLTHGFYEKSFALGVGVLVGARQWIWPTGIVSAIEVNRGPSGA, encoded by the coding sequence TTGCCTCAAAACAGTACCAGCCGTACCGAACGGTTGTTGATTTTTACTGCGATTGTGATTTTGCCACTGCAAAATCATTTCCCCGCGGTGGCTGGGATGAGCATCCTGTTTCTCGTCTTTGGAGCACTTGCCGCGTATGTAATTCTGAGTCGTCCCCGTTCTTTGCAGAAAACTTGGTGCCATCCCGTTTTCATCGCAGCTTATGCCTTTATCGGTGTTAGCACCCTCCTTGAATATTCAAGTCCGCTACCCAGGTATGATGAGATTTTTCGCTTTGGGCAAATGCTCGTGGGCATGGTTTGTGTCGCGACTCTATGCCGAGATCGATCAGCGTTGGAGGCTGGCCTGTACGGATATATTGTGGCTGCCTTATGGCTGGCTGTTTATCTTTTCATGACTTCGTATGGAGTGATACAGGGAATGGGAGAAGCAAGCACTTTCAATCAGGCTAGCAAGGTTCGCGCTGCAGCATTCGCGGATCAGGCCTTGCAGGCTAACATAAATGGAGTGGCCTTTATATGCACTCAGGGTGGAGTGACCGCATTTGCCTTGGCTTTATCAAGTAGGTCGAGCTATCACCGTGTTCTATTGTTGGGGATAGCAACCTTCTGTCTCGTGGCCTCGTTCTTGCCGATGTCGAGAGGTGCCGCTGTTGGCGGCCTCGTGTCCGTCGGAGCTGTTCTCTATGCGATGGAAGTCAAGCACGGGAGAGCATTGATCTTTGTTATGATCTTTGGTCTGGGCATGTATATGCTGGTTCCTGACGCTGTCTGGTCCCGGATGACCTACTCGACTGAGACGCGAAACGGTAAGTTGGAGGGCCGTGCATGGATCTATACCACGGCACTCAACCGCCTTCCGGAATACATCCTGGCCGGTGTCGGCGCCGGAAATTATAATCAAAAGTGGGGATTCGAGAAGGGGTTTGGCAAGAGTCATGGCGGCGTTCTGGTTGTGTATGGTGCACACAACGCATTTCTACAGATCTTAATGTTCTGGGGAATGCTCGGCCTCTTGTCATTTCTCTGGATCCTATGGTGTGTCTATCGTTCAATTCCATTACAATGCGCACGTGATGAGCTTTCACTTGCCCTGCTAGGGATCATTGTCTCGCTCGGCGTATATTTGTTTCTGACACACGGTTTTTATGAGAAATCATTTGCGTTGGGTGTAGGCGTGTTGGTTGGTGCTCGGCAATGGATCTGGCCGACTGGAATCGTGTCAGCTATTGAGGTAAATCGTGGACCATCGGGTGCTTAA
- a CDS encoding glycosyltransferase translates to MGNPANIADNLPGDPVPPRGRPKLLFLAYPFPPAKAPGCVRTWNIAMYLTRLGWDVTVVTPDPSILRNIEDNGAASREFDDVGIKRILTGHGWRCLAPNNLKCWNKNLGWFVGKIFRTGARKLGIDPHVGWIKAAEQACSALTAKDVDVILATGSPFAAFSLAKRLSDLLGRPYVLDYRDPWTGNPHAGHHLPRCATQKEAGVLKGCAAVTIVSPSWGCALDRRFGVGPKLHVVTNGFDPTEMEAVKPYDFGHCAFVYTGIFYPPKRSISPFLAALKLLRKSSQGNAKEWYFHYYGPDERYIREEAGRFGLTDRIVFHGRVPRREALSAVKGANLAVVITSVNEEETLEDKGIVTGKIFEAIGLVTPVLLIAPEGSDASAIAKPTGLVTSFSGTQLQDMVLFLKDIVCGQAPQPKNIEICSWSTISKKLDTLLRACMSFTRTTTNA, encoded by the coding sequence ATGGGTAACCCAGCGAATATAGCCGACAACCTTCCCGGCGATCCCGTACCGCCGCGAGGGCGACCGAAGCTGCTCTTTCTGGCATATCCATTTCCACCAGCTAAGGCACCGGGCTGTGTCAGGACCTGGAACATTGCGATGTACCTGACTCGACTCGGGTGGGATGTGACGGTAGTCACACCTGATCCGTCAATACTACGGAATATTGAAGATAACGGAGCCGCATCGAGGGAATTCGACGATGTGGGTATCAAGCGGATTCTGACTGGTCACGGATGGCGATGCCTGGCGCCCAACAATCTGAAATGCTGGAATAAGAACCTCGGCTGGTTTGTCGGAAAAATTTTTCGAACCGGTGCAAGAAAACTAGGGATTGACCCCCATGTCGGTTGGATCAAGGCGGCAGAGCAGGCCTGCTCTGCTTTGACTGCGAAGGACGTAGATGTAATTCTTGCGACCGGCTCGCCGTTTGCAGCTTTCAGCTTGGCCAAGCGTCTCTCTGACCTGCTTGGACGGCCATATGTTCTGGATTATCGGGATCCATGGACCGGGAATCCCCACGCAGGTCATCACTTACCACGGTGTGCCACCCAAAAAGAGGCTGGCGTGCTCAAGGGCTGTGCAGCAGTTACCATAGTATCACCTTCTTGGGGCTGTGCCTTAGATCGACGTTTTGGTGTTGGGCCGAAACTTCATGTTGTAACGAATGGCTTTGATCCGACCGAGATGGAGGCCGTAAAACCATACGACTTTGGACATTGTGCGTTTGTTTATACCGGGATCTTTTATCCCCCTAAACGCAGCATCTCGCCATTCCTGGCCGCGCTCAAGCTCCTGAGGAAATCCTCTCAGGGAAACGCAAAAGAATGGTATTTTCATTACTATGGTCCAGACGAGCGCTATATTCGTGAGGAGGCAGGTCGATTTGGGCTCACCGATCGCATTGTCTTCCACGGAAGAGTGCCGAGACGGGAGGCATTGTCAGCGGTCAAGGGAGCAAACCTTGCGGTGGTGATCACGTCGGTGAATGAAGAAGAGACGCTGGAAGACAAGGGAATCGTCACGGGAAAAATATTTGAAGCTATCGGGCTGGTAACACCGGTACTTCTTATTGCTCCTGAGGGCAGTGACGCCAGCGCGATAGCCAAACCAACTGGTTTGGTCACAAGTTTTTCGGGCACCCAGCTTCAGGATATGGTATTGTTTCTCAAAGATATAGTCTGTGGGCAAGCTCCTCAGCCCAAAAATATCGAGATTTGTTCGTGGTCGACCATTTCTAAAAAGCTCGATACCTTGCTTCGAGCGTGCATGTCCTTTACACGCACCACCACGAACGCTTAA
- a CDS encoding glycosyltransferase, protein MKNPGTGHTPIGSARPLFPEVGVVAFVPEEWGGAWLSRHQVLTRLAEYFRVVWAEPARSWRELVLGGGKPVNRSHRSETFPEGFSLYQPERWFPQFDRPAWLASWTAVERARRAEALLRRRGCKIVIYYLWRPSFDHVLESGSYDLSCYHIVDEYSFSATELPLTDREIQLIKGVDQVFIHSPALMERKGHFNPHTLFVPNGVDYRAFATHQEEPADLRAISHPRIGYIGVIKSQLDLRLLLELATRHVEWSFVFVGPKNSLGTEAPLVKELSQLSNVHFLGHKPIEIACTYPQHMDVCLLPYKTNDYTKYIYPLKLHEYLAGGKPIVGTPIRSLLDFSHVIKLANTPEEWSRAISESLALNGASSDQIHMRRNIAKQVDWGTLVHGIASSICERLGPTYTEQFAAIQLEAL, encoded by the coding sequence ATGAAGAATCCTGGAACCGGTCATACACCAATCGGTTCAGCCAGACCGCTCTTTCCGGAGGTCGGGGTGGTTGCCTTCGTTCCGGAGGAATGGGGCGGCGCCTGGCTGTCTCGGCATCAGGTGCTGACTCGGCTGGCGGAGTATTTTCGTGTCGTCTGGGCCGAACCTGCCAGAAGCTGGAGAGAGCTAGTGCTCGGCGGTGGGAAGCCGGTCAACCGCTCTCATCGTTCTGAAACATTTCCGGAAGGGTTTTCTCTCTATCAGCCGGAAAGATGGTTTCCACAGTTCGACCGGCCGGCTTGGCTGGCGTCCTGGACTGCGGTGGAAAGAGCTCGTCGTGCGGAAGCCTTGCTTCGTCGACGTGGGTGCAAGATCGTTATCTATTATCTCTGGCGGCCCTCTTTCGACCATGTCTTGGAGAGCGGTTCCTATGATCTCAGTTGTTATCACATCGTTGATGAATATTCATTTTCCGCAACCGAGCTCCCGCTGACAGATCGAGAGATCCAGCTGATCAAGGGAGTAGATCAAGTGTTCATCCATTCTCCGGCATTGATGGAACGAAAAGGACATTTCAATCCCCATACGCTCTTTGTCCCCAATGGCGTGGACTATCGGGCATTTGCGACCCATCAGGAAGAGCCGGCTGACTTAAGGGCGATCTCTCATCCGAGAATCGGCTACATTGGCGTCATCAAATCGCAGCTGGACTTGAGACTTTTGCTCGAGTTGGCGACACGTCATGTGGAATGGTCGTTTGTTTTTGTCGGGCCCAAAAACAGTCTGGGAACGGAAGCGCCGTTAGTGAAAGAATTATCTCAATTGTCAAACGTGCATTTTCTGGGACACAAGCCCATAGAGATCGCCTGTACATATCCACAGCATATGGACGTGTGCTTGCTGCCGTACAAAACGAACGACTACACGAAATACATTTATCCGCTCAAGCTACACGAATATTTGGCGGGCGGGAAGCCGATTGTGGGGACTCCCATCCGATCGCTTTTGGATTTTTCCCATGTCATTAAGCTGGCAAATACGCCAGAGGAATGGTCGCGAGCAATCAGCGAGTCCCTCGCGCTCAATGGAGCGTCGAGTGACCAAATCCACATGCGTCGCAACATCGCCAAACAGGTCGATTGGGGAACTTTGGTTCACGGAATTGCGAGCTCCATATGCGAGCGTCTTGGACCAACCTACACAGAGCAGTTCGCGGCGATTCAACTCGAGGCGTTATAA
- a CDS encoding glycosyltransferase codes for MKIAFLVSEFPSVSQTFVLNQIVGLMDLGHEVHIFADKSGNTAVTHGNYDKYDLSKHTHYYRIPENWLVRIIKAVAFIIRYAPRNYDVICRSLNVFRHGKQAWSLRLLFRSIPLLERERPFDIIHCQFGSLGRRAVSLMPIRTRNHKVVTSIRGADVTAVLKKHPGIYHDLFREGHLFLPVCEFLKERLIQEGCAENKIVVHYSGIDCSKFEYLQRRREPGEPAKVLTVARLMEKKGVAFAIEAVAALLTKGEQLEYRVVGDGPLRGVLEQMIQRMGIERQVELLGWKTHEDVKRLLEESHVLVAPSLTSDGGDQEGIPNAIKEAMATGLPVISTFHSGIPELVTDGVTGCLVPEGDAASISDSLEYLIKHPEICSEMGLAGRRQVEQRFDTHRLNKELEELYLSVMCGL; via the coding sequence ATGAAGATCGCATTTCTTGTCAGCGAGTTTCCCTCCGTATCCCAGACATTTGTCCTCAATCAGATTGTGGGATTAATGGATTTAGGACATGAGGTCCATATCTTTGCGGACAAATCAGGTAATACGGCCGTCACTCATGGCAACTATGACAAGTATGACCTGTCAAAACACACTCACTACTACCGGATTCCCGAGAACTGGCTGGTCAGAATAATAAAAGCTGTTGCTTTCATTATCCGATATGCGCCACGTAATTATGATGTCATTTGCAGATCCTTAAATGTTTTTCGACATGGGAAGCAAGCATGGTCTCTGAGACTTCTTTTTAGAAGCATTCCGTTGCTTGAAAGGGAGAGACCTTTTGATATCATCCATTGTCAGTTCGGTTCCCTCGGACGGAGAGCCGTATCGTTAATGCCAATCCGCACTCGGAATCACAAAGTCGTGACATCCATCCGGGGTGCTGATGTCACCGCTGTTCTGAAAAAACATCCTGGCATCTATCATGACTTGTTCAGGGAGGGGCATTTGTTTTTGCCGGTGTGCGAGTTTCTTAAGGAACGACTGATCCAGGAAGGCTGTGCGGAAAACAAAATTGTGGTTCATTATTCTGGTATCGATTGTTCTAAATTCGAGTATCTTCAACGGCGCCGAGAACCCGGAGAGCCGGCGAAGGTCTTGACGGTTGCGAGACTGATGGAGAAAAAAGGAGTCGCCTTCGCCATCGAGGCCGTCGCGGCCCTTCTGACAAAAGGTGAACAGCTGGAATATCGGGTAGTCGGCGATGGTCCGCTGCGTGGGGTTCTGGAGCAGATGATACAGCGTATGGGTATCGAGCGACAGGTCGAATTGCTCGGTTGGAAAACCCACGAAGACGTGAAACGGCTCTTAGAAGAATCGCACGTGTTAGTCGCTCCGAGCTTGACCTCTGACGGCGGCGATCAAGAAGGAATACCGAATGCCATAAAAGAAGCTATGGCGACCGGACTACCTGTGATCAGTACGTTTCACAGTGGAATACCGGAGCTGGTGACGGATGGCGTAACTGGTTGCTTGGTACCGGAAGGAGATGCTGCTTCCATTTCCGATTCGCTTGAATATCTGATTAAGCACCCTGAGATTTGTAGTGAGATGGGGCTGGCGGGTAGGAGACAGGTGGAGCAACGGTTTGATACACACCGCTTGAATAAGGAATTGGAAGAATTATATCTGAGCGTGATGTGTGGATTATAG
- a CDS encoding glycosyltransferase family 2 protein has product MMNHTLPLVSIGIPTYNRASSYLKAALRSAVSQTYKNIEIIVSDNCSSDHTESVVKEFDDSRIRYFRQKHNIGATKNCNFCLDQAQGKYFLMLFDDDVIDDDFISTCLGAAASQGEPGVILTGARQIDSAGNILFATHNKASGCSTTDFIFGWFDGKVPLYLCSTLFNTQRLKQQGGFYSKTHRYEDVVAYVQLAAKYGRVDVFDIKASFRRHDSNMGSATHYYEWCEDSRYLLDVMCNAVPEHADVIRKRGMTYFCVRNYRHAAGIKSPLGRLNAYFTVYRMFDYSYSPWKFMFGKNLSRIVSLMKGKIGKS; this is encoded by the coding sequence ATGATGAATCATACGCTACCCCTTGTCTCAATAGGTATTCCGACATACAACAGAGCCAGCAGTTACCTGAAAGCGGCGCTGCGAAGTGCGGTAAGTCAAACATATAAGAACATAGAGATCATTGTTTCCGACAACTGTTCCTCGGACCATACAGAATCAGTCGTCAAAGAATTCGATGATTCACGAATACGATACTTCAGACAGAAGCACAATATAGGCGCGACCAAAAATTGTAATTTTTGCCTGGATCAAGCTCAGGGAAAATACTTCCTGATGCTCTTTGATGATGATGTGATCGATGATGATTTCATATCGACATGTTTGGGGGCCGCCGCGTCACAAGGCGAACCAGGCGTAATTTTAACCGGAGCGCGGCAAATTGATTCCGCCGGGAATATCCTGTTTGCTACCCATAATAAGGCAAGCGGATGCTCCACGACCGATTTTATTTTTGGCTGGTTTGACGGAAAAGTGCCGTTATATTTATGCAGCACTTTATTCAATACTCAGAGGCTGAAGCAACAAGGAGGATTTTATTCAAAAACCCATAGATATGAGGATGTTGTTGCCTATGTTCAGCTTGCCGCAAAATATGGAAGAGTCGACGTTTTTGATATAAAGGCGAGTTTTCGCAGGCATGACAGTAATATGGGAAGCGCCACCCATTATTATGAATGGTGCGAAGACAGCCGGTATCTTCTGGATGTCATGTGCAATGCCGTGCCTGAACACGCTGATGTGATTAGAAAGAGGGGTATGACCTATTTTTGTGTGAGGAATTACAGACATGCTGCGGGGATAAAGTCTCCGTTGGGGCGACTCAATGCGTACTTTACCGTGTACCGGATGTTTGACTACAGCTATTCCCCATGGAAGTTCATGTTTGGGAAAAATCTCTCTCGCATCGTCAGCCTTATGAAGGGAAAGATCGGAAAGTCATAG